One window of the Carnobacterium maltaromaticum DSM 20342 genome contains the following:
- a CDS encoding DUF871 domain-containing protein, with amino-acid sequence MRRLGISVYPNHSELNEIKEYIVLAAKYNFKRIFTCLLSVEEGKEKIVAEFTEIIEFAKENGMEVIADVSPKVFGELGISYKDLSFFKEIGADGIRLDMGFTGNEESIMTFNPQDLKIELNISSGTKYLENILSYQANVDNLLGCHNFYPHRYTGLSYAHFIETTKQYKDKGLTTAAFISSPTAKVGPWPVSEGLCTLEMHRELPIVVQAKHLWATELIDDVIIANSFASEAELKALSEIDAYQLTLNCELVPTIPETEKKIVLEEFHFNRGDVSDYVIRSTQSRVKYKGHEFPPFHTPNMKRGAIIVETSLYAHYAGELQLALLEMENSGKTNVVGYVVEEEQMLLDYIKPWQKFKFKEVN; translated from the coding sequence GTGAGAAGATTAGGTATTTCAGTTTATCCAAATCACAGTGAATTAAATGAAATTAAAGAATACATCGTGTTGGCTGCAAAATATAATTTTAAGCGAATTTTCACGTGCTTATTGTCAGTGGAAGAAGGCAAAGAAAAAATAGTTGCTGAATTTACAGAGATCATTGAATTTGCTAAAGAAAATGGGATGGAAGTTATTGCGGATGTTAGCCCAAAGGTCTTTGGTGAGTTAGGAATTAGTTACAAAGATTTATCTTTCTTTAAAGAAATTGGGGCAGATGGGATTCGTTTAGATATGGGATTTACAGGCAATGAAGAATCCATCATGACTTTTAATCCCCAAGATTTAAAAATTGAGTTAAACATCAGCAGTGGTACGAAGTATTTAGAAAATATTTTAAGTTATCAAGCAAATGTGGATAACTTATTAGGTTGCCATAACTTTTATCCACATCGGTACACAGGTTTGAGTTATGCACATTTTATTGAAACAACTAAACAATATAAAGATAAAGGCTTAACAACTGCTGCTTTCATCAGTTCTCCGACAGCTAAAGTAGGTCCTTGGCCAGTTAGTGAAGGATTATGTACGTTAGAAATGCATCGCGAGCTACCGATTGTCGTTCAAGCGAAACATTTATGGGCGACTGAATTGATTGATGATGTGATTATTGCAAATTCTTTTGCTTCTGAAGCAGAATTAAAAGCTTTAAGTGAAATTGATGCATATCAGTTAACGCTAAACTGTGAACTAGTTCCAACTATTCCAGAAACAGAAAAGAAAATTGTTTTGGAAGAATTTCACTTTAATCGTGGAGATGTATCTGATTATGTGATTCGTTCGACTCAAAGCCGAGTGAAATATAAAGGACATGAATTTCCACCTTTCCATACGCCAAATATGAAACGCGGAGCTATTATTGTTGAAACCTCTCTATATGCTCACTATGCAGGCGAGTTACAGTTGGCTCTATTAGAAATGGAAAATTCAGGTAAAACCAATGTTGTCGGATATGTAGTAGAAGAAGAGCAGATGCTTTTAGATTATATTAAACCATGGCAAAAATTTAAATTTAAAGAAGTAAACTAA
- the murQ gene encoding N-acetylmuramic acid 6-phosphate etherase: MLDALTTEKRNKTTMNLDTYSVKEIINKMNQEDEQVAKAVKSELDSITELVEAVIQSQKKGGRLFYIGAGTSGRLGVLDAAECIPTFNTKPEMVQGIIAGGIKAMTVAVEGAEDSLDLAEIDLKERDLNETDFVLGIAASGRTPYVIGGLDYANKIGATTGALSCNRGAIISQHASYIIEVPVGPEILTGSTRLKSGTAQKFVLNMISTATMIRLGKVYQNLMVDVQPTNEKLVERSKKIIMEATDCTYEEADFYFNDSNKQPKLAIVRLLSGLDKEQAQQLLIKNAGFVGKAIEASKK, from the coding sequence ATGTTAGACGCTTTAACTACTGAAAAAAGAAATAAAACGACAATGAATCTTGATACGTATTCAGTTAAAGAGATTATCAATAAAATGAATCAAGAAGATGAACAGGTGGCTAAAGCGGTTAAAAGTGAATTAGATAGTATCACTGAACTTGTCGAGGCAGTTATTCAATCACAAAAAAAAGGCGGTCGTTTATTTTATATCGGCGCTGGAACGAGTGGTAGATTAGGTGTGTTAGATGCTGCTGAATGTATCCCCACATTTAATACGAAACCAGAAATGGTACAAGGAATAATTGCTGGAGGCATTAAAGCAATGACAGTGGCTGTTGAAGGTGCTGAAGATTCATTAGACTTGGCTGAAATCGACTTAAAAGAACGTGATTTAAATGAAACCGATTTCGTTTTAGGTATCGCTGCAAGTGGACGTACGCCCTATGTTATTGGCGGTTTAGACTATGCGAATAAAATTGGTGCGACTACTGGAGCACTTTCATGTAATCGAGGAGCTATTATAAGTCAACACGCTAGCTATATAATTGAAGTTCCTGTAGGACCAGAGATATTAACAGGTTCAACAAGATTGAAATCTGGAACTGCTCAAAAATTTGTGTTAAATATGATTTCGACGGCAACGATGATCAGACTTGGGAAAGTCTATCAAAATTTAATGGTTGATGTTCAACCTACGAATGAGAAATTAGTCGAACGCTCAAAGAAAATTATTATGGAAGCAACGGATTGTACTTACGAAGAGGCAGATTTTTATTTTAATGACTCGAATAAGCAACCTAAATTAGCGATTGTTCGATTGTTATCAGGTTTGGACAAAGAGCAAGCTCAGCAGTTATTAATCAAGAATGCTGGTTTTGTAGGAAAAGCAATTGAAGCTAGTAAAAAATAA
- a CDS encoding PTS sugar transporter subunit IIC — translation MTNFLNWIETKFMPPMAKLAEQKHLKAIRDGVISTLSLILVGSFFLIIANPPIPSWAEAIAPYTANIVIPFRITMGLMSIYAAYGMGYSLAKSYKLDGVTGGVLSLATFLMLTVPVNVDALLPEGQGIGWVLPMNNLGGAGMFSAILAMIFAVESLRFFKSRNLMIKMPEQVPSSVARSFEALIPGAFVITVVWIIRVLLDFDLNQFILSIFSPINDILGNNLLGVLVPVIFITLLWAAGVHGMSVIGSIARPMWLVMLDANGQALADGTAPNALPYIAPEQFYQWLVWVGGAGSTLALCIILLFCKSVYLKQVGRFSIVPSIFNINEPLIFGVPLVMNPILAIPFVIAPVVTTTLSYFAVKLGVINGFVSNVPWTLPAPIGAFLSASNDWKAAILVLINIAIAGLIYYPFVKVYDKKLLEEELNQVSEEQAIL, via the coding sequence ATGACAAATTTTTTAAATTGGATTGAAACTAAGTTTATGCCGCCTATGGCTAAATTAGCTGAACAAAAGCATTTAAAAGCAATCCGTGATGGAGTTATCTCAACGCTCTCATTAATTCTAGTTGGAAGTTTCTTTTTAATTATCGCTAATCCTCCAATTCCATCATGGGCAGAAGCTATTGCACCGTATACAGCTAATATTGTGATTCCGTTCCGTATCACGATGGGGCTAATGAGTATTTATGCCGCTTATGGAATGGGTTATAGTTTGGCTAAATCGTATAAATTAGATGGCGTAACTGGTGGGGTTTTATCACTAGCGACATTTCTAATGTTAACGGTTCCGGTCAATGTTGATGCTCTATTACCTGAAGGTCAAGGCATTGGTTGGGTTTTACCAATGAACAACCTTGGTGGAGCAGGTATGTTTTCAGCTATTTTAGCTATGATCTTTGCCGTTGAATCATTGCGATTCTTTAAAAGTAGAAACTTAATGATTAAGATGCCTGAACAAGTCCCTAGTTCAGTTGCTCGTAGTTTTGAAGCATTAATTCCAGGTGCATTTGTGATTACTGTTGTTTGGATTATTCGTGTGTTGCTAGATTTTGATTTAAATCAATTTATCCTGTCAATTTTCTCACCAATTAATGATATTTTAGGGAATAATTTACTTGGCGTTTTAGTACCAGTTATTTTTATTACACTATTATGGGCAGCCGGTGTTCATGGTATGAGTGTTATTGGATCAATCGCACGTCCAATGTGGTTAGTTATGTTAGATGCTAACGGACAAGCTTTAGCAGATGGTACTGCACCTAATGCATTGCCATACATCGCTCCAGAACAATTTTATCAATGGTTGGTTTGGGTTGGTGGAGCTGGTTCAACATTAGCGTTATGTATTATTTTACTATTTTGTAAATCTGTTTATTTAAAACAAGTTGGACGTTTTTCAATTGTTCCATCTATCTTCAATATTAACGAACCTCTGATTTTTGGGGTACCATTAGTAATGAATCCAATTTTAGCGATTCCTTTTGTAATTGCACCTGTGGTCACAACTACTCTTAGTTATTTTGCAGTTAAACTAGGTGTGATTAATGGCTTTGTTAGTAACGTGCCTTGGACATTGCCAGCACCAATTGGAGCCTTTTTATCGGCTAGTAATGATTGGAAGGCAGCAATTTTAGTTTTAATCAATATTGCTATTGCTGGATTAATCTATTATCCATTTGTTAAAGTGTATGATAAAAAATTACTTGAAGAAGAATTGAATCAAGTTAGTGAAGAACAAGCAATTTTATAA
- the anmK gene encoding anhydro-N-acetylmuramic acid kinase AnmK encodes MGYAVGLMSGTSLDGVDAALVDISGENEKTKVQLVAFETYSIPAETLKRINQVLSIEESNVERICSLNVELGYLFSDAVKQICQKAEIETEELEFVASHGQTIYHLPNPGHQQFSSTLQIGESAVICEETKTTVVSNFRERDMANGGQGAPIVPYSEYVLYRDEKRTRLLQNIGGIGNVTVIPKNANLNQLIAFDTGPGNMIIDELCRYFYQKEYDHGGAYAALGTVNQELLAELMAHPFISKSYPKTTGREDFGNEFTKQLLAKWPMAANDLIATVTEFTAASIAENLKPFIDSETDLIVAGGGSYNGTLIQMLKAQLPDVHVVIQEDIGYSSEAKEAIAMTILGNQTLHHKPSNVPSATGAKNSVILGKITYYN; translated from the coding sequence ATGGGATATGCAGTTGGATTAATGTCAGGCACGTCACTAGACGGAGTAGATGCTGCTTTAGTGGACATTTCAGGAGAAAACGAAAAGACGAAGGTTCAATTAGTTGCTTTTGAAACGTATTCGATTCCAGCAGAAACGTTGAAACGAATCAATCAAGTTTTATCTATTGAGGAATCAAATGTTGAACGAATCTGCAGCTTAAATGTTGAGTTGGGTTATTTATTTTCAGATGCTGTGAAGCAGATTTGTCAAAAGGCTGAGATTGAGACTGAAGAACTAGAATTTGTTGCAAGCCATGGACAGACTATTTATCATTTGCCTAATCCTGGGCACCAGCAATTTTCTTCGACCCTACAAATAGGGGAGTCTGCTGTTATTTGTGAAGAAACAAAAACCACTGTAGTTTCTAACTTTCGTGAACGGGACATGGCGAATGGCGGACAAGGGGCCCCGATTGTTCCATATTCTGAATATGTTCTTTATCGTGATGAAAAAAGAACACGTTTATTGCAAAATATTGGTGGAATTGGGAATGTAACGGTTATCCCAAAAAATGCGAATCTTAACCAGTTGATTGCTTTTGATACAGGTCCTGGTAATATGATTATTGATGAATTATGTCGGTATTTCTATCAAAAAGAATACGATCATGGTGGTGCTTATGCAGCTTTAGGTACAGTTAACCAAGAATTGCTAGCTGAGTTAATGGCACATCCTTTCATTTCTAAATCGTATCCTAAAACGACAGGCAGAGAAGATTTTGGAAATGAATTTACAAAGCAACTACTTGCGAAATGGCCAATGGCTGCAAATGATTTAATTGCCACAGTGACTGAGTTTACCGCAGCTTCTATAGCGGAGAATTTAAAACCATTCATTGATTCAGAGACAGATTTAATTGTGGCTGGTGGTGGAAGTTACAATGGAACGTTGATTCAGATGCTTAAAGCTCAATTGCCAGATGTTCATGTAGTCATTCAAGAAGATATTGGGTATTCATCAGAAGCAAAAGAAGCAATTGCTATGACGATTTTAGGAAATCAAACCCTGCACCACAAACCAAGTAATGTCCCTAGTGCAACAGGAGCAAAAAATTCTGTTATTTTAGGAAAGATAACGTATTATAATTAA
- a CDS encoding PTS sugar transporter subunit IIB, giving the protein MKVVMVCSGGMSSAIVVKAILKEAEKQNFDLDMIAVGSGEIEDILKTGGYELLLVAPQVKHQYATFEGYANNAGVPIDKVEPMGYTPIGAPKTLLQIKKYSK; this is encoded by the coding sequence ATGAAAGTTGTAATGGTTTGTTCAGGTGGAATGTCAAGTGCAATTGTGGTGAAAGCCATTTTGAAAGAAGCAGAGAAACAAAATTTTGATTTAGACATGATTGCAGTCGGATCTGGTGAAATTGAGGATATATTAAAAACAGGTGGCTATGAATTACTTTTAGTTGCTCCCCAAGTAAAACATCAATACGCTACTTTTGAAGGCTATGCAAATAATGCGGGTGTTCCAATTGATAAAGTTGAACCTATGGGCTACACACCAATTGGTGCGCCAAAAACATTGCTACAAATCAAAAAATACAGCAAATAA
- a CDS encoding PTS lactose/cellobiose transporter subunit IIA, whose product MEERIFEIIIHGGNARGMAYEALEKARAGEYEEVERLLAECKSEMTLAHNTQTKLVQDEIRGDEIKISLLLIHAQDQLMTAMAEQTLILQMIDMQKEINLLKK is encoded by the coding sequence ATGGAAGAACGTATTTTTGAAATTATTATTCACGGTGGAAATGCACGAGGAATGGCATATGAGGCTTTAGAAAAAGCACGAGCAGGGGAATATGAAGAAGTTGAAAGATTATTGGCAGAATGTAAATCTGAAATGACATTGGCTCATAATACCCAAACGAAATTGGTTCAAGATGAAATTCGTGGCGATGAAATTAAAATTAGTTTACTGTTAATTCATGCGCAAGATCAATTAATGACAGCTATGGCCGAGCAGACTCTAATTTTACAAATGATTGACATGCAAAAAGAAATTAATCTGTTAAAAAAATAA
- a CDS encoding N-acetylglucosamine kinase, which translates to MNYMIGIDSGGTKTEAIAYDLNGSELARCQTGFGNLLIDKKRGLANLEEAMKILFDKLDEKYCQIVVVGLAGLDGGNFKAELTTYFSHYQPDIVFINDAWLSYYALVKEKDGCLVISGTGSICIGQKGQETARVGGWGNLLGDEGSGYWIAKKMIQQLLKEEDRSEGYSSLSKKLMSALEAKNVFDVVSYTYTHEKDQIAQLATLVAESAIAEDPWAIELLEAAGRELANQIKLLIAKLGFTQQVTIGLSGSVLEKNPIVYRSFSEVLAQLPIEICLITEAKSNASGGYYYYKNKVVGNEE; encoded by the coding sequence ATGAACTATATGATTGGTATTGATAGTGGTGGTACAAAGACGGAAGCTATTGCATATGATTTAAACGGTAGTGAATTAGCACGCTGTCAAACGGGTTTTGGAAATTTATTAATTGATAAAAAAAGAGGTTTAGCAAATCTTGAAGAAGCAATGAAAATATTATTCGATAAATTAGATGAAAAATATTGTCAAATAGTCGTTGTGGGTTTAGCCGGTTTAGATGGTGGGAACTTTAAAGCAGAATTAACTACTTATTTTAGTCATTATCAACCAGATATTGTTTTTATAAATGATGCATGGTTATCTTATTATGCCTTAGTCAAAGAAAAAGACGGTTGTCTCGTTATTTCGGGTACGGGCTCCATTTGTATAGGTCAAAAAGGGCAAGAAACTGCTCGTGTAGGTGGTTGGGGAAATCTTTTAGGTGATGAAGGATCAGGTTATTGGATTGCTAAAAAAATGATTCAGCAGCTTCTTAAAGAAGAGGACCGTAGTGAAGGCTACTCTTCTTTATCAAAAAAATTAATGTCTGCTTTAGAGGCGAAAAATGTTTTTGATGTAGTGAGTTATACTTACACTCATGAAAAAGACCAAATTGCCCAATTAGCAACATTGGTTGCTGAAAGTGCGATAGCTGAAGATCCATGGGCAATTGAATTGCTGGAAGCGGCTGGTAGGGAATTAGCTAACCAAATAAAGTTACTTATTGCCAAATTAGGTTTTACTCAGCAAGTCACAATTGGTCTATCAGGTAGTGTATTAGAAAAGAATCCAATTGTGTATCGAAGCTTTTCAGAAGTATTAGCCCAACTACCAATAGAAATTTGTTTGATAACAGAAGCAAAATCGAATGCTAGTGGTGGATATTATTATTACAAAAATAAAGTTGTCGGAAATGAGGAATAA